Proteins from one Deinococcus sp. AB2017081 genomic window:
- a CDS encoding aldo/keto reductase, producing the protein MQTRTLGHSGLQVSTVGLGCNNFGGRLDQVGTDVVVRRALDAGITLFDTADVYGNRGGSEEMLGRALGGERSRIVLASKFGHDMGDGRKGGRPEYVRLALEASLKRLGTDYLDLYQLHTPDATTPIEDTLGALNEAVQEGLVKHIGVSNMDAAGVRDADRIAREHGWPRFTSCQDEHSLLVRGIERELIPTMTELNLGLLPYFPLASGLLTGKYRRDQPLPEGARITGSENAQSRYLNDHNWDVVEQLRSFAEGRGHTLLELAFSWLLSFDVTSSVIAGATKPEQIDGNVAAAGWVLSKEELAEVDRITG; encoded by the coding sequence ATGCAAACGCGAACCCTCGGACACTCCGGGCTCCAGGTCTCCACCGTGGGCCTGGGCTGCAACAACTTCGGCGGTCGCCTGGATCAGGTGGGGACGGACGTGGTGGTGCGCCGCGCCCTGGACGCCGGCATCACCCTGTTCGACACCGCCGACGTATACGGCAACCGGGGCGGCAGCGAGGAGATGCTGGGCCGGGCGCTGGGGGGCGAGCGCAGCCGCATCGTCCTGGCCAGCAAGTTCGGTCACGACATGGGCGACGGCCGCAAGGGCGGGCGGCCCGAGTACGTCCGCCTGGCGCTGGAGGCCAGCCTGAAGCGCCTGGGCACCGATTATCTCGACCTGTACCAGCTGCACACGCCGGACGCCACCACGCCCATCGAGGACACCCTGGGGGCGCTGAACGAGGCGGTGCAGGAGGGGCTCGTGAAGCACATCGGGGTCTCCAACATGGACGCGGCCGGTGTCCGGGACGCCGACCGGATTGCCCGCGAGCACGGCTGGCCGCGCTTTACCTCGTGCCAGGATGAGCACAGCCTGCTGGTACGCGGTATCGAGCGGGAGCTGATCCCCACCATGACGGAACTGAACCTGGGCCTGCTGCCGTACTTTCCGCTGGCCAGCGGCCTGCTCACCGGCAAGTACCGCCGCGACCAGCCCCTGCCCGAGGGGGCCCGCATCACCGGGAGCGAGAACGCCCAGAGCCGCTACCTGAATGACCACAACTGGGACGTGGTCGAGCAGCTGCGCTCCTTTGCCGAGGGGCGGGGGCATACGCTGCTCGAACTTGCCTTCAGCTGGCTGCTGTCCTTCGACGTGACCAGCTCCGTGATCGCTGGGGCGACGAAGCCCGAGCAGATCGACGGGAATGTGGCGGCGGCGGGGTGGGTGCTCAGCAAGGAGGAGTTGGCAGAGGTGGATCGGATTACGGGGTGA